The proteins below are encoded in one region of Flavobacterium sp. IMCC34852:
- a CDS encoding PspC domain-containing protein, whose protein sequence is MNKTVNINIGGLFFHIDEDAYQKLSRYFDAIKRSLSNSSGKDEIMKDIEMRVAELLTEKQKSDKHVINNKDVDEVIVVMGQPEDYRIDDDATEPKAEPFYNIPNRKKLYRDKDRGLIGGVCTGLGHYFGVEAVWIKIIFLLLAFTSFGIIAYIILWIATPKAITTSEKLEMTGEPVTISNIEKKVREEFESVSNKFKNADYDEMGNQVKSGAERVASGLGDVIMKVFGAFAKVLGAFILVFSALSLAGLFIGLFTFGTTSFIDAPWQRYVEAVNYTDIPLWIFGLLAFLAIGIPLFFFLLLGLKLLVTNMRSLSTAAKYSLLAIWIFAVGALVVIGIKQSTESAFEGKTVQKEMLNIQPTDTLQIKFVSNDFFSKNVYEHEEFIFTQDSAKNEVIYSNQISFEIKSTDKAQAYLQIEKLADGKSFKEANERAEKIKYGFKLVGNQLLLDNYLLTEMASKYRDQRVELYLYLPKGTVFVAEESVQHFDESDNDFFNLHHSSDKYTYKVEETQVKCLDCPADENEYNDVEGGVQTEEINIIDESDSSETVTVKINGKVVTETKSGKSGKKSKLTVGSDGVIIKSE, encoded by the coding sequence ATGAACAAAACAGTAAATATTAATATAGGCGGTTTATTCTTCCATATCGATGAAGATGCATACCAAAAATTATCAAGATATTTTGATGCTATAAAACGTTCCCTTTCTAATTCTTCCGGTAAGGACGAAATCATGAAAGACATTGAAATGCGTGTGGCGGAGCTTTTAACCGAAAAACAAAAAAGCGACAAACATGTAATCAATAATAAAGATGTTGACGAAGTGATTGTAGTAATGGGCCAACCGGAAGACTACCGAATTGACGACGATGCTACAGAACCTAAAGCGGAACCTTTCTATAATATTCCGAACAGAAAAAAATTATACCGCGACAAAGACAGAGGTTTAATTGGTGGTGTTTGTACCGGTTTGGGGCACTATTTTGGAGTAGAAGCTGTTTGGATTAAAATCATTTTCTTATTGTTGGCTTTCACCAGCTTTGGTATTATCGCTTACATCATTCTATGGATTGCAACACCGAAAGCAATCACTACTTCCGAAAAATTAGAAATGACCGGCGAACCGGTTACCATTTCCAATATCGAAAAAAAAGTGAGAGAAGAATTTGAAAGTGTTTCCAACAAATTCAAAAATGCAGACTATGATGAGATGGGAAACCAAGTAAAATCGGGCGCCGAAAGAGTGGCCAGCGGACTGGGTGACGTTATCATGAAAGTATTTGGTGCTTTTGCCAAAGTCTTAGGCGCATTTATCTTAGTATTCTCTGCCTTGTCTTTAGCAGGATTGTTTATCGGCCTTTTTACTTTCGGAACCACTTCTTTTATCGATGCTCCTTGGCAACGGTATGTTGAAGCAGTAAACTACACCGATATTCCGTTATGGATTTTTGGATTGTTAGCCTTCTTAGCCATCGGTATTCCATTGTTCTTCTTCTTATTGTTGGGATTAAAATTATTGGTAACCAATATGAGATCGTTGAGTACAGCCGCTAAATACAGCTTATTGGCCATTTGGATTTTTGCTGTTGGTGCTTTGGTAGTTATCGGTATCAAACAATCTACAGAATCTGCTTTCGAAGGTAAAACTGTTCAAAAAGAGATGTTAAATATCCAACCTACCGATACGTTGCAAATCAAATTTGTAAGCAATGATTTCTTCTCCAAAAATGTATACGAACATGAAGAGTTCATTTTTACCCAAGATTCAGCCAAAAACGAAGTGATTTATTCGAATCAAATCAGCTTCGAAATCAAAAGTACAGACAAAGCGCAAGCCTATCTTCAAATTGAAAAGTTAGCTGACGGAAAATCATTCAAAGAAGCCAACGAAAGAGCTGAAAAAATCAAATATGGTTTCAAATTAGTGGGTAACCAATTGTTGTTAGACAATTATTTGCTAACCGAAATGGCCAGCAAATACAGAGACCAACGTGTAGAATTGTACTTATACCTTCCAAAAGGAACCGTGTTTGTAGCCGAAGAATCTGTTCAACATTTTGACGAATCCGATAACGATTTTTTCAACCTTCACCATAGCTCTGATAAATACACTTACAAAGTTGAAGAAACCCAAGTAAAATGTTTGGATTGTCCTGCCGATGAAAACGAATACAACGATGTGGAAGGCGGCGTTCAAACCGAAGAAATCAACATCATTGACGAAAGTGATTCTTCAGAAACCGTTACCGTTAAAATCAATGGGAAAGTAGTCACCGAAACCAAATCAGGCAAATCGGGTAAAAAAAGTAAATTAACCGTAGGAAGCGACGGCGTAATCATTAAATCAGAGTAA
- a CDS encoding ABC transporter permease: MSKLSLIIKREFVAKVRNKSFIVMTFLSPLLFVAIGVFVGYLSTMKADQKTIAIHDESGLFVKEFKSDDEYKYIDLSLVDTKILKDSIISESYEGLLFIPKVTANDSLQKKIEYISNDSPSVTFIEDLESVINTKLTTENYNKAGLDVKAIEKAESKVSINLSKASGETALKGLNEIKIGIGGAFGYLIMMFIVIYGNMVMRSVIEEKVSRIIEVIISSVKPFQLMMGKIIGTSLAGILQFMIWAILGLTAMFVLSSIFGIQMGATSGVNAQAMQTAQQEMGSSVALYMKELWNLPIATILISFIFYFIGGYFLYSSFYASIGAAVDNETDSQQFLLPIIMPLILGVYIGFFTVINDPHGTVATVFSMIPLTSPIVMMMRIPFGVPLWQIGVSLVLLFATFLLVVWFAAKIYRVGILMYGKKPTWKELYKWSKY, encoded by the coding sequence ATGAGCAAACTGAGTCTAATCATCAAAAGAGAATTTGTCGCCAAAGTGCGCAACAAATCATTCATTGTCATGACTTTTTTAAGTCCGTTATTGTTTGTCGCAATCGGTGTTTTTGTAGGCTATTTGAGCACCATGAAAGCTGACCAAAAAACCATCGCTATTCACGATGAAAGCGGTTTGTTTGTCAAAGAATTCAAAAGCGATGACGAATATAAATATATTGATTTGTCTTTAGTTGATACCAAAATCCTAAAAGATAGTATCATCAGCGAAAGCTACGAGGGCTTGCTCTTTATACCGAAGGTTACTGCAAACGATTCACTCCAAAAGAAAATTGAATACATCTCTAACGACAGCCCGAGTGTCACGTTTATAGAGGATTTAGAATCGGTTATCAATACCAAACTCACCACGGAAAACTACAACAAAGCCGGTTTAGATGTCAAAGCTATAGAAAAAGCGGAATCTAAAGTCAGTATCAATTTGTCTAAGGCTTCCGGAGAAACCGCTTTAAAAGGGTTAAACGAAATTAAAATAGGAATAGGAGGTGCCTTTGGGTATCTGATTATGATGTTTATTGTAATCTACGGCAACATGGTCATGCGAAGCGTAATCGAAGAAAAAGTATCGCGCATCATCGAAGTTATCATTTCTTCGGTGAAACCTTTTCAGTTAATGATGGGTAAAATCATAGGAACGTCGTTAGCCGGGATTTTACAATTCATGATTTGGGCCATCCTTGGATTGACCGCCATGTTTGTTTTGTCTTCTATTTTCGGAATCCAAATGGGAGCGACTTCCGGAGTTAATGCGCAAGCCATGCAAACAGCCCAACAAGAAATGGGAAGTTCCGTTGCCCTGTACATGAAAGAACTTTGGAACTTACCAATCGCTACTATTTTAATCTCCTTTATCTTTTATTTTATTGGCGGTTACTTTTTATACAGCTCGTTCTATGCTTCGATTGGAGCGGCTGTAGACAATGAAACCGATTCTCAACAATTTTTACTACCGATTATCATGCCTCTTATTTTAGGCGTTTACATAGGTTTCTTTACCGTTATCAATGATCCGCACGGAACGGTTGCCACAGTATTTTCCATGATTCCGCTAACTTCACCTATTGTTATGATGATGCGTATTCCGTTTGGAGTACCGCTTTGGCAAATAGGAGTTTCATTGGTATTATTGTTTGCAACATTCTTATTGGTGGTTTGGTTTGCGGCCAAAATTTATCGTGTAGGTATTTTGATGTATGGCAAAAAGCCAACCTGGAAAGAACTTTATAAATGGTCAAAATACTAA
- a CDS encoding GIN domain-containing protein encodes MKKMILISFLILSTVSLAQKKEKVKGSKIVRSEQKQIGNFESLEVEDNLEVFLVKGNECGLEIEADDNLIEFVEYKLAGSNLRISTTRDISSYKKLSVRVTYTDKFNMVIAKDETNVTALSDVVLDNVTFKTFDYSKLFLNANTKNFTLMANDKSKVELNLKSTKTAIDLSKSAYVKALISSSEMRFDLYQKSSAEIEGDVIELKLRLENNTDFIGSKLTAKNALIETNGYSKSSINISNIATIDASGNSEIQLYGEPLKIEMKRFADSAELRKKPTKK; translated from the coding sequence ATGAAAAAAATGATACTTATTAGTTTTCTTATTCTTTCTACCGTTTCTTTAGCCCAAAAGAAAGAAAAAGTAAAAGGTTCCAAGATTGTCAGATCGGAACAAAAACAAATTGGCAATTTTGAAAGTCTTGAAGTAGAAGACAATCTCGAAGTCTTTTTAGTAAAAGGAAACGAATGCGGTCTCGAAATTGAAGCCGATGACAACTTGATTGAATTTGTAGAATATAAATTGGCCGGCAGTAATCTCAGAATATCAACTACCAGAGACATTTCGAGCTATAAAAAATTGAGTGTTCGCGTAACCTATACTGACAAGTTCAATATGGTAATCGCTAAAGATGAAACCAATGTCACCGCCTTGTCCGATGTAGTGTTAGACAACGTAACATTTAAAACTTTTGATTATTCCAAACTCTTTCTGAACGCCAACACCAAAAATTTTACTTTAATGGCCAACGATAAATCAAAAGTGGAACTAAACCTGAAATCAACTAAAACCGCCATAGATTTAAGCAAAAGCGCTTATGTAAAAGCCTTAATTTCTTCAAGTGAAATGAGATTCGATTTGTACCAAAAATCATCCGCTGAAATTGAAGGCGATGTTATCGAACTTAAATTGCGCTTAGAGAACAACACCGATTTTATCGGCAGTAAATTAACCGCTAAAAATGCGTTGATAGAAACCAACGGTTATTCCAAAAGCAGTATCAATATCAGTAATATTGCAACAATCGATGCTTCTGGCAACAGCGAAATTCAATTGTATGGCGAACCTCTAAAAATAGAGATGAAACGCTTCGCAGACAGTGCAGAACTCAGAAAAAAGCCCACTAAAAAATAA
- a CDS encoding ABC transporter ATP-binding protein: MSNILEVNKVVKQYGDYTALNEVSLTVPKGSIYGLLGPNGAGKTSLIRIINQITMPDSGEIILDGEKLNPSHVHTIGYMPEERGLYKTMKVGEQCLYLAQLKGLSKAEAKRELDYWFDRLEIQGWWNKKVQELSKGMAQKVQFVVTVLHKPKLLILDEPFSGFDPVNANLIKDEIIELNKKGTSIIFSTHRMESVEEMCDYIALIHKSNKLIEGKLSDVKKQFRTNNYEVGILSNNIEGLMYDLSQKFTLAQTDFKSLNDELKLEINLGNATPNELLNTLVQRGQVTHFVEKIPSVNDIFIQTVSDK; encoded by the coding sequence ATGAGCAATATACTTGAAGTAAACAAAGTCGTTAAGCAATATGGTGATTACACCGCGCTCAATGAAGTTTCTTTAACCGTTCCCAAAGGCAGCATTTACGGACTTCTAGGTCCAAATGGTGCCGGAAAAACTTCCCTAATCCGCATCATCAATCAAATCACCATGCCCGATAGCGGTGAAATCATCCTCGATGGTGAAAAACTAAATCCGTCACACGTGCACACTATTGGTTATATGCCCGAAGAACGCGGTTTGTATAAAACCATGAAAGTTGGTGAGCAATGTTTGTATTTGGCCCAATTAAAAGGTTTGTCCAAAGCAGAAGCCAAACGAGAATTAGACTATTGGTTTGACCGCTTGGAAATTCAAGGTTGGTGGAACAAGAAAGTTCAAGAATTGTCCAAAGGAATGGCTCAAAAAGTACAGTTTGTCGTGACGGTTTTGCACAAACCCAAGTTGCTGATTCTCGATGAACCGTTTTCAGGTTTTGATCCGGTGAATGCCAATTTGATTAAAGATGAAATCATCGAGCTTAATAAAAAAGGTACTTCCATTATTTTTTCTACGCATCGTATGGAAAGTGTGGAAGAAATGTGTGATTACATTGCTTTAATTCACAAATCCAATAAATTGATTGAAGGTAAATTATCGGATGTGAAGAAACAATTCAGAACTAATAATTACGAGGTAGGAATTCTATCGAATAACATTGAGGGTTTGATGTACGATTTGTCACAAAAATTCACTTTGGCCCAAACCGATTTTAAATCACTAAACGACGAATTGAAGTTGGAAATCAACTTAGGAAATGCAACGCCAAATGAACTACTGAATACTTTAGTGCAACGCGGACAAGTAACCCATTTCGTGGAAAAAATCCCTAGTGTGAATGATATTTTTATACAAACTGTAAGCGATAAATAA
- a CDS encoding DUF4442 domain-containing protein, producing the protein MEFSPSKLNTFLFFKLPSAFWCGVRVKSISNTQCVVTVKHRWFNQNPFNSMYFAVQAMAAELTTGALVMMQIKKSGKRISMLVANNNGNFTKKATGRITFTCNDGQLIEEAIQRTIATGEGQTFWMKSVGVNQKGEQVSELNFEWSIKLK; encoded by the coding sequence ATGGAATTTTCACCCTCAAAATTGAACACCTTTTTATTTTTCAAATTACCTTCCGCTTTTTGGTGTGGTGTTAGGGTAAAATCCATTTCCAACACACAATGTGTAGTAACAGTTAAGCATCGTTGGTTTAATCAAAATCCATTTAATTCAATGTATTTTGCCGTGCAAGCCATGGCTGCCGAACTAACAACAGGCGCTTTGGTAATGATGCAAATCAAGAAATCGGGAAAGAGAATCTCTATGTTGGTAGCCAATAATAACGGCAATTTTACTAAAAAGGCTACCGGAAGAATTACTTTTACTTGTAATGACGGACAACTCATAGAAGAAGCCATTCAGCGTACTATCGCTACTGGTGAAGGACAAACCTTTTGGATGAAATCAGTCGGAGTTAATCAAAAAGGAGAGCAAGTTTCCGAGTTGAACTTTGAATGGAGTATCAAATTGAAGTAA
- the trxB gene encoding thioredoxin-disulfide reductase yields the protein MSDTIEKIKCLIIGSGPAGYTAAIYAARANMNPVLYQGTQPGGQLTTTNEVENFPGYPDGVTGPEMMVQLQAQAQRFGTDVRDGWATKVDFSGPIHKVWINDTKEIHAQTVIISTGASAKYLGLPSEQHYLQTGGGVSACAVCDGFFYRNQEVVIVGAGDSACEEAHYLSKLCKKVTMLVRSEKFRASKIMEERVRKTENIEILMNHDTVEVIGDGQVVNEVKALNKTTGTEITIPATGFFVAIGHKPNTDIFADYITLDETGYIVNVPGSSKTNVPGVFVAGDAADHVYRQAITAAGTGCMAALDAERYLAALD from the coding sequence ATGTCTGATACAATAGAAAAAATTAAATGCCTTATTATAGGTTCCGGTCCGGCGGGTTATACCGCTGCGATATATGCGGCCAGAGCCAATATGAATCCGGTTTTATACCAAGGAACACAACCGGGTGGACAATTGACCACCACTAATGAAGTAGAAAATTTTCCGGGTTATCCTGATGGGGTTACCGGTCCGGAAATGATGGTGCAATTGCAAGCACAAGCGCAACGTTTTGGAACGGATGTTCGTGACGGTTGGGCGACTAAAGTTGATTTTTCGGGTCCAATTCATAAAGTTTGGATTAACGATACTAAAGAAATTCATGCTCAAACGGTAATTATTTCTACCGGTGCTTCGGCTAAATATTTAGGATTGCCTTCTGAGCAACATTATTTACAAACCGGTGGTGGTGTTTCCGCTTGTGCCGTTTGTGACGGATTCTTTTACCGCAATCAGGAAGTTGTGATTGTAGGTGCCGGAGATTCGGCTTGTGAAGAAGCACATTACCTTTCTAAACTTTGTAAAAAAGTAACGATGTTGGTGAGAAGTGAGAAATTCAGAGCTTCTAAAATCATGGAAGAAAGAGTACGCAAAACGGAAAACATTGAGATTTTAATGAATCACGATACGGTTGAGGTTATTGGTGACGGACAAGTAGTGAATGAAGTTAAGGCTTTGAACAAAACTACCGGAACAGAGATTACCATTCCGGCGACCGGTTTCTTTGTGGCTATTGGGCACAAACCGAATACCGATATCTTTGCCGACTATATTACTTTAGACGAAACCGGTTATATTGTTAATGTTCCCGGAAGTTCTAAAACCAATGTACCCGGAGTTTTTGTAGCCGGAGATGCTGCCGATCATGTTTATCGTCAAGCGATTACCGCTGCGGGAACCGGTTGTATGGCGGCTTTGGATGCCGAAAGGTATTTGGCAGCTTTAGATTAA
- a CDS encoding PadR family transcriptional regulator, whose amino-acid sequence MNIENTKAQMRKGVLEFCILSVLKEKDAYTSEILDTLKNAKLLVVEGTVYPLLTRLKNDGLLNYRWEESTSGPPRKYYGLTELGKTFLTELNGTWTELSDAVNIITNQK is encoded by the coding sequence ATGAATATTGAAAACACAAAAGCCCAGATGCGTAAAGGTGTTTTAGAATTTTGTATCTTGTCTGTCTTAAAAGAAAAAGACGCGTATACCTCTGAAATATTAGACACTTTAAAAAACGCCAAATTGCTTGTAGTAGAGGGAACAGTATATCCACTATTGACAAGGCTCAAAAACGACGGACTGCTCAACTACCGTTGGGAAGAATCAACATCGGGACCACCAAGAAAATATTATGGTTTGACCGAATTAGGAAAAACATTTTTAACTGAATTGAACGGCACTTGGACCGAATTGTCAGACGCCGTGAACATCATAACCAATCAAAAATAA
- a CDS encoding TIGR01777 family oxidoreductase, with translation MKILITGATGLIGKELVKQLLAKNYTVHYLTTSKAKIDDKPNCMGFYWNPQQGKIDESCIYGVDTIIHLAGANIAKRWTNAYKQEIIESRTLSAELLFNLVKKTPNQVKQIISASGTAIYPDSLNKVYNEATKESEDSFLSNVVKKWEASVNVFQVLGIKVCKLRTGIVLSNQGGALPEMVKPIKLGFGASMGSGKQIQSWIHINDLVALYVFALEKQLEGVYNAVTPNPISNEVLTKTIAERLNKSIWLPNIPVLAMKMILGEMSYLLFSSKNLSATKVLDLGFQFQFPNIKQAMLDLYP, from the coding sequence ATGAAAATACTGATTACGGGCGCGACAGGTTTAATCGGGAAGGAATTGGTCAAACAGTTATTGGCTAAAAATTATACTGTTCATTACCTTACCACTTCAAAGGCGAAAATTGACGATAAACCCAATTGTATGGGTTTTTATTGGAATCCGCAACAAGGAAAAATTGATGAAAGCTGTATTTATGGTGTAGATACCATCATTCATCTGGCCGGAGCCAATATTGCCAAACGCTGGACCAACGCTTATAAACAAGAAATTATCGAAAGCCGAACACTATCAGCCGAGTTGTTGTTTAATTTGGTCAAAAAAACGCCTAATCAAGTCAAACAAATTATCTCCGCTTCGGGAACAGCCATTTATCCTGACAGCTTGAATAAGGTTTATAATGAAGCAACCAAAGAATCCGAAGACAGTTTTCTTTCCAATGTCGTAAAAAAATGGGAGGCAAGTGTAAATGTTTTTCAAGTGCTTGGTATCAAAGTCTGTAAACTCAGAACCGGTATTGTTTTGTCTAATCAAGGTGGTGCTTTACCCGAAATGGTGAAACCTATTAAACTAGGATTTGGTGCATCAATGGGTTCCGGAAAACAAATCCAATCTTGGATACATATTAATGATTTGGTTGCACTTTATGTGTTTGCCTTAGAAAAACAATTAGAAGGCGTTTATAATGCGGTTACGCCCAATCCTATCAGCAATGAAGTGTTGACCAAAACTATAGCAGAAAGGTTGAACAAATCAATTTGGTTACCTAATATCCCCGTATTGGCGATGAAAATGATTCTGGGTGAAATGTCATACCTGTTGTTTTCAAGTAAAAATCTCAGCGCCACCAAAGTTTTAGATCTAGGGTTTCAGTTTCAATTTCCCAACATAAAGCAAGCCATGCTCGATTTATATCCATAA
- the dnaJ gene encoding molecular chaperone DnaJ → MSKKDFYEILGVSKNATAEEIKKAYRKKAIEFHPDKNPGNKEAEENFKTAAEAYEVLSDPDKKAKYDQYGHAAFDGAGGFGGGHHMNMDDIFSQFGDIFGGAFGGGGFGGFGGNGGGQRRVKGSNLRIKVKLTLEEIANGVEKKVKVKRKVQAPGVKYKTCSTCNGQGQVLRVTNTILGRMQSATTCHVCGGAGQTIESKPNNADAHGMIMEDETVSIKIPAGVVDGMQLKVSGKGNDAPGNGIPGDLIVAIEELEHEFLKREGENLHYDLYISFAEAALGVSKEIEAVNGKVRIKLEEGIQSGKILRLKGKGIPSLNSYGNGDLLVHVNVWTPKSLTKEQRQFFEKSLTDDNFIPKPEKSDKSFFEKVKDMFS, encoded by the coding sequence ATGAGCAAAAAAGATTTTTACGAAATACTGGGCGTTTCCAAAAACGCTACTGCTGAAGAAATAAAAAAAGCTTACCGCAAAAAAGCCATCGAGTTTCACCCCGATAAAAATCCGGGAAACAAAGAAGCGGAAGAAAACTTTAAAACGGCAGCCGAAGCTTATGAAGTACTAAGTGATCCTGATAAGAAAGCCAAGTACGATCAATACGGTCACGCAGCTTTTGATGGTGCAGGCGGTTTTGGCGGCGGTCATCACATGAATATGGATGACATCTTTAGCCAATTTGGAGATATTTTTGGGGGTGCTTTTGGAGGCGGCGGTTTTGGAGGCTTTGGCGGTAATGGCGGCGGACAACGTCGTGTCAAAGGAAGTAACCTTCGAATAAAAGTCAAACTGACTTTGGAAGAAATCGCCAACGGAGTAGAAAAGAAAGTCAAAGTTAAGCGTAAGGTACAAGCACCGGGCGTAAAATATAAAACCTGTTCTACTTGTAACGGTCAAGGGCAAGTATTGCGTGTGACCAATACTATTTTGGGCAGAATGCAATCAGCGACTACTTGTCATGTTTGCGGTGGTGCAGGACAAACCATAGAAAGTAAGCCCAACAATGCCGATGCCCACGGAATGATTATGGAGGACGAAACCGTTTCCATCAAAATCCCGGCCGGCGTGGTAGATGGCATGCAATTAAAAGTTTCCGGTAAAGGGAACGACGCTCCGGGGAACGGAATTCCGGGCGATTTAATCGTTGCCATTGAAGAATTGGAACACGAATTTTTAAAGCGTGAAGGCGAAAACTTGCATTATGATTTATACATCAGTTTTGCAGAAGCGGCTTTAGGAGTCTCTAAAGAAATTGAAGCGGTGAACGGAAAGGTTAGAATCAAATTAGAAGAAGGTATCCAATCAGGGAAGATATTACGCTTGAAAGGCAAAGGAATTCCTAGCCTGAACAGCTATGGTAACGGTGATTTATTAGTCCATGTAAACGTTTGGACGCCAAAGAGTTTAACCAAAGAACAGCGTCAGTTTTTTGAAAAATCACTAACCGATGACAACTTTATTCCGAAACCTGAAAAGAGCGACAAATCTTTTTTTGAAAAAGTAAAAGATATGTTTTCATAA
- a CDS encoding nucleotide exchange factor GrpE yields MKIKNIFKNKPQMNTDNTDKEPIESAAENAANEIETAEELSVEAQLQEELAKEKDKFLRLFAEFENFKKRTTKERIDLFKTANQEVLQAMLPVLDDFDRAMVQIAKSEDELLLKGVELIHEKLKSTLVSKGLEQVDIKVGDSFNADFAEAITQIPAPSNDLKGKIVDVVEKGYKLGDKIIRFPKVVIGQ; encoded by the coding sequence ATGAAAATCAAGAATATTTTTAAAAATAAACCACAGATGAATACGGATAACACGGATAAAGAGCCTATTGAGAGTGCCGCTGAGAATGCTGCCAATGAAATTGAAACCGCTGAAGAACTGAGTGTTGAAGCCCAATTACAAGAAGAATTAGCCAAAGAAAAAGATAAGTTTTTGCGTCTTTTTGCCGAATTTGAAAATTTCAAAAAAAGAACGACTAAAGAACGTATCGATTTATTCAAAACTGCCAATCAAGAAGTGTTGCAAGCCATGCTGCCGGTTCTAGACGATTTTGACCGAGCTATGGTACAGATTGCCAAAAGTGAAGACGAACTACTTTTAAAAGGAGTCGAATTAATACACGAAAAGCTAAAAAGTACTCTAGTATCCAAAGGGTTGGAACAAGTTGATATCAAAGTAGGTGACAGTTTCAACGCCGATTTTGCCGAGGCAATTACCCAAATCCCGGCACCCAGCAACGATTTGAAAGGTAAAATTGTGGATGTTGTAGAAAAAGGGTATAAATTGGGCGACAAAATTATACGTTTTCCAAAGGTTGTGATTGGTCAATAA
- a CDS encoding DUF4870 domain-containing protein, with product MTTTNEKNIATFLHLSALTQYIIPFGNYIFPIVIWSSKKNESEFVDQNGKQVLNFQLSIFLYMVVLCLIAIPIFIYSIFKNVPMNDIDFDRHYVIENLSAGNITGITILGIIAVLLFFFLKVIEFILIIYAAVKASNGEAYKYPLSIPFFK from the coding sequence ATGACTACTACTAACGAAAAAAATATTGCTACCTTCTTGCACTTGAGTGCTTTGACACAATATATTATTCCCTTTGGGAATTACATCTTTCCTATAGTTATTTGGAGTTCAAAGAAAAACGAATCAGAATTTGTAGATCAAAACGGTAAACAAGTATTGAATTTTCAATTGAGTATCTTCTTGTACATGGTTGTTTTATGTCTAATTGCCATTCCGATTTTTATTTATTCGATTTTTAAAAATGTCCCTATGAATGATATCGACTTCGACAGACATTATGTAATTGAAAATCTAAGCGCAGGCAATATTACCGGAATTACCATATTAGGGATTATTGCCGTACTTCTATTCTTTTTCTTAAAAGTAATCGAATTCATTCTAATCATCTACGCCGCAGTCAAAGCTTCAAATGGTGAAGCTTATAAATATCCTTTAAGCATACCGTTCTTTAAATAA
- a CDS encoding head GIN domain-containing protein → MTKFVVLFSKIIAATLVALSLSSCNHNINFGNSVTGSGKVITEKRNTGNFDKVSVANGLDCEVILSDQLEVAVEADDNVIKGIKTEVKNGTLFISSEYSNYINVASKKITVRLPKVVSLESTSGSSLISGNTLISDDLTLKSSSGSSIEAKVEADKVTLETSSGSEQTITGIALKVNTASSSGSHIDADELLANEVFAQSSSGSSTNVSASVLLDAKASSGSSITYRNSPKEIRKEESSGGSVSKD, encoded by the coding sequence ATGACAAAGTTTGTAGTTTTATTTTCAAAAATAATAGCGGCCACTTTAGTAGCATTATCGCTCAGCTCTTGTAATCACAATATCAATTTTGGCAACAGCGTTACCGGAAGCGGCAAAGTAATTACCGAAAAACGCAACACCGGAAACTTTGATAAAGTGAGTGTAGCCAACGGCTTAGATTGTGAAGTCATTCTTTCAGACCAATTAGAAGTGGCTGTAGAAGCCGATGACAATGTTATCAAAGGCATCAAAACAGAAGTCAAAAACGGCACCCTGTTTATTAGTTCGGAATACAGCAACTACATTAATGTTGCTTCTAAAAAAATTACGGTTCGTTTGCCCAAAGTAGTCAGCTTGGAAAGCACCAGCGGCTCGTCTTTAATATCAGGAAATACGCTTATCAGTGATGACTTAACCCTAAAATCAAGTAGCGGAAGCTCAATAGAAGCTAAAGTCGAAGCCGATAAAGTAACGCTTGAAACCTCCAGTGGCAGCGAACAAACGATAACCGGAATAGCATTAAAAGTAAACACCGCTTCCTCAAGCGGAAGTCATATAGATGCCGATGAATTATTGGCCAATGAAGTGTTTGCCCAATCTTCAAGCGGAAGTTCTACCAATGTGAGTGCGAGCGTATTATTAGATGCCAAAGCCTCAAGCGGAAGTTCCATAACCTACCGCAACAGTCCAAAAGAAATCCGAAAAGAAGAAAGTTCCGGCGGAAGTGTCTCCAAAGATTAA